In Aedes albopictus strain Foshan chromosome 3, AalbF5, whole genome shotgun sequence, the genomic window tggaggagctttGGTAGGAATTCCAGGCATAActccttcaagaggaatcccaagagacacTCTTTTTCGTGACAACATCTCCGGTATATCCTGGGGATGattgtggagatctcgggataaatcctggtagaaacccacgggaactctgggagcaatactggAAAAACCTGCATTTCTGTATGATCCCCGtgtaaattccagaagaaatcgatCAGAATTCCAGAACCCTGAAAGATTCTcaagaaagaatcccggaaagaagtgGTCGAATCGTGGAAAAATTCTGgtaggaatctggaagaatcaccggaaggcattcaaaaaggaataccaaggcaAATGGGGTGAAAAAACTACGGAAGGaatcttgtaaaaaaaaaactgagaagaATTCCAAGGTTGTCGCATTCCTGACGGCACCATGGCGAGGTAGTAATAGGAGTTACCGTGGGCAGATGCATATGATTTAAATGGGATCTTAATATAACGGATGACATCAAGGTATCGAGGTAGGGCATCTACTCTACATCTCCGCAAatatcacatatttttttttaattcgagagGCTTAATCGAATGTTGTGTTGAACTTTCTTCAATACACTTACCTGACACATCGATTCCACGCGTCGCCACATCCGTGCTGATCAGGAAATCGAGCTGCTCATTCCTGAACTTGGCCACGTTCACCTTGCGCTCCCGCGAATTCCGATCCCGATGCAGACAGGCAAACGAATACTTGGTCCCAAGCGCTTGCCTCAGAAACCGCTCCATGTTATCACAGTCCAGCTTGGTACGGCAGTAGATTATGGCCCGGTCTATTTCGTACAGCTTGATGGCGTTTAGCGCGTATTCGCCTTTAAGCCGTTTGACTGCCTCGGACAGGGCTTCGGGAGTATTGGTCCCGGGTCCAACGTCGTCCAGCGCATGAACTTTGTCGGTTTGGATGGTCGTTGGCAACCAGTGGTGCCAGCTTTGATCTTTGTACGGATCGATCATGTAGACCACGTGATGTACCGTTTCCGGGACTACATCTGCTTCCTTCAAATCGACCCAGGTGGGAAAATGCATCAATCGTTCCGGAAGCTTACGAACTTCCTCGGAGTCCAGGGTACCACTACAGATCACCATCTGAAGCCGTTGGCTATCGGTGgtaatttttggaattttcttgtGCATCCGCTCGATGACTTCCATATAACCACATCGCAGCAAGGCGTCCACATCGTCTAGAACGAAAACTCTGCAACTGCTCAGCATTATGGTTCCATTGGCAATCAAATCGTCTAGTCGACCGACGGTGGCAACGACGATATCGACTCCTCGCTGCAATACTTTCAGTTGTTCGTCCAGATCGACTCCTCCGATCAGAAGCAGAGCACGAACTTCCGGATCCTTCAAATACTTCTGGAACATTTGGATCTGGTTGAACATTTGTTCAGCCGATTCCCGCGTGGGTGCCACAATCACCGCCTGTGGGGCATTGTTAGGGGGCTTTGGTAACTGAAAAGTGCTTTCGCATACGGTGTTAGGATTTAAGGTCACCTTACCAGGAGGTGCATCGAACACCGGAACATATCCTTCCGGAACGGGAAATTTGAATTCCGTTTCGCCAAAGTTGAACGCCATTTCGGCATTTTTCACAAAAACCGCTGGATAGAAGTTCGTGTGTCCTTTGTCCGTTTCGTTGATCTCGAACGCTACGCCCAAATTCTTGCCATTTTTCGTGAAGCTTATCTGCGAGCTGTCTAAATCCAGCAGGCATCCAATCACGTCCGATTGGCCATACTTTCCGCCGTAGGTTCGAAACTGCTTTCGATGGGACTTTTGTCCCATTCCGCCGTAACCATACCCAAATTCGTCCGTACCCAGTTCCAAGCTAGCTTTCTCCGTACTCCAGCCAACCCGACACAATCCTTCGTCTACAACTGTGGCCTCGTAATAATACTTGCCGTCGCCCCAAACGCCCGTCGTTACCCGACATCCATGCCACTTCTTCAGCTCCCGCGCCTGACAAGTCAATCCGTCTGCAGACACCGCCAACCCTTTACCACGATCGGTGTTCGATAAAGTCCACGATCTGGCACCGAGTCCGATTCTTATGTCCCCCTCCTGGATACCTTTGAGTGCTTCCCACACCAGCTGGACGATGGACAGACAAAGCGCACCCGTTTTGCCACTGCGGGTCTCGGCTGCCATCAGCACATCTCCGCCGCCCAAAATTAGCGGGATGGCTTCATGCTGGATAGCTCTGGGAAGCTTCCATCCCAGCTCGTCCAGTACCCGGCCCAGTTCCGGCAGCACACCAAGTTCTGTTTGAATGGAGAAATTTTAGCTTCTGCGTagatatgagcctctgcacgaattttccctgtcctgctcactctcacagaaagtttgaaaacagcgcgcacagtaaaagtcaagtttgacttttactgtgcgcgctgttttcaaatgttctgtgggagtgagcaggacagggcaaattcatgCAGAGGCTCATGTAAGATTGCATCGAAGTACCTTCGAAAGCAGTCATTTAACTTGAACAAAACTGTTAGAGGCTAACACTTTAAGGTTCACTTTCAGCTTATAAAATTTGAAGATATTaactcatttttctcactaaCTAAATTACTTTAATTAAAATTCATTGAACTTttaacgctttttgtataaaaagccggcacaatcaaaacaaaaaagtgTTGATAAACAAACTAGTCTCACGCTAAGGATTTTTCATTCGAATTTATTGGCGTGCTTGAGAATCCAAGTGTTACGAGCTGATATACGAGCGTTACCCGATACATTTCATACACGGTCGTTTGCGAaaacccattaatgggtgaaaaaacaCCCATTTTCTGTAGAAGTGCCTccacccatttaatgggtaaatGCCATTTACCCATTTATGGGTaaatgcagtttatgtcaaaCGATGGGTAATTTATTACCCATTTTGCGAAGGAGGCTCGCGTTGGAAAATGGGTGAATAAATACCCATTTTGAGGTTGATAAATGATGGATAATAATAAACATTTCGCAATTATTCTATTGAAGTAAACTAAAAAGAAAATATGTGAATCCGTTCATTTTTATTGGCAAAACATTATTtgtataaatacattttattattAATTGCATTCACGTTCGCATTCACGTTACTACTGGCGAAAATAATCTTGCAGTAAATGATACCCGTGGCTTGACCCGTGGGGCGGAGCAACTCAAGCCATAACCTAGAATTCACAAAAATTGGAAGTGCAAAATACTGAACAATGAATTCATCAATGGGGTACTTACTATTTATATGAATTCCACTGCATTTTTCTCCGGAACATGATTCGTTAACAGGGGGAACACAAATAAACAGTAATAACTTACTTCTAAATAGACAAACCGAAACAAGAACTGAAGTCTGCAAACGAAGTCGCGATGAAAGTTTTATAACTATTTTTCACCCATTAACGGGAAGAAGGTCGATCAAAAACATGGGTATTTTTTTACTCTTTTTGTATAATCAATTTTACCCATGTTTTGACAGACATGCGAGGTATTCGAAAATGGGTGTTTTTTTACCCATCGATGGGTTTTCACAAACAACCgtgtggggcatgcgttgacattgcgtgccgcacacggtgcggcgcggttgcggtgcggcagcgttgcgttctcgtgtgcattctcccatttgattgtgtgtaactcaggacgcacttgcgtgcacgctgcgtggacgcgccgcccgtgtgcatcggctctatagagataagtgacatttcaacacacgaacactagcgcaaatttttcctcacacaaaagtgcacgccgattgaaaggctattcagattgcatatgcaaatattacccaatcgaattgggtaaaacgggtaaataatgataaaactaacgtccggggtaagagtgcaaatattttcctcgcagtttcacaactacatctacaaaaaaggcacgcatacatttgaacgtgattaccactatagtggattctgcttttagtggtgttgcgtgtacgtatacgctgcattacacgaacaccatttgagttactggttgaaaatagtaaacaaagatcagctgttcccagcaaaatcaaatgggcatattttcaaccagtagatttgcattagtgttcgtgacaccgcgctgcgaaaccactatggctgcacagtatagacactatagattccatagactcgcggagacatggttgagcaatacgattttagtgtgttttaccgtgaatttagagtgtaccgagcgaatatgacgtcacgcaatccattgtcgctattgaaatcgtgacgtcatgctcgtttgggtACACGAAGtggcagttcgtttggctacagttgtcttcgcctccgcgagtctatggaatctatagtgtctatactgcACAGTGGTTTTATAAGtctagtacgcacctggtaagaaaagcactccagaaaaagTCCCTCTAATTGGCttgtttaacggtgttgagataattggcttctttagcggtgttgggataattccatattctgaatctgcatgccaaactgagccgaaatccaaattttcatcaattttggtgccctggaacctatttaaatatcaatttgttgttgttgttgttgtgttttTCCGTTTATGGCTTGAGGTACAGTGCCTCATATCCGCCAGTAGCTAAAATATCAATTTGAagcttgtatgggagcgatttgtcgaatcacccctcgttgcattttgtactgggaggagctgtcaaactgttgcctagctgtcaaaaggtgatttcgaaaaatctctttgaaattgattttaggtatcataataaagttctaaaaatctgaaaaaaatcatagtggctcagaaaaaggtgctctttcgtataaaatcaaaaggaatacatttttcaaaatttaaaaactcaatccgatattctgaatctgcatgtcaaattgagccaaaatccaaattttcatgaatttcggagctcgggaacctatttaaaaatcaatttgaagtttgtatgggagcgatttgtcgaatcaccccttgtcgcagtttgtactgggcggagctgtcaaaaagttacccagctgtcaaaaggtaatttcaaaaaaaaatctttgaaattgattttaggtaccaaaataaggttctaaaaatctgaaaaaaatcatagtggctcagaaaagggtgctctttcgaataaaatcgaaaaaccattatatttttcttaatttaaaaacccaattaccaaaggaattttgacatctgattagtatgggaagaaatgtcacttttccttgaggaataattgaacggaatatttttccgcaagagaaagtgacagctccatttgatttgcccggcagccgttacgagcgttacataattttcatttttttccagctgcggaccgctcaagaaattttaaagccTAGTATGCACCAAgtaagaaaagcactcaagaaaaaatccctctaattaccaaaggaattttgacaactgattagctcgctgattagtatgggaggaaatgtcagttttccttggggaataattgaacggaacatttttccgcaaggaaaagtgacagctccatttgatttgcccggcaggcgttacgagcgttacacaactcttatttcttttcagctgcggaccgctcaagaaattttgacaacgaaatcatttcttgaccgtttcttgtcctatccttttccacagtacttttcaggtgcgtactacacttaactgtgaaataatttcttgaccgttccttggcctatctttttccacagtacttatcaggtgcgtactacccttaagtctagtatgcacctggtaagaaaagcactccagaaaaaatccctctaattaccaaaggaattttgacaactgattagtatgggataaaatgtcacttttccttgaggaataattgaacggaatatttttccgtaaagaaaagtgacagctccatttgatttgcccggcaggcgttacgagcgttacacaattttcatttctttccagctgcggaccgctcaagaaattttaacagcgaaatcatttcttgaccgtttcttgtcctacccggataaaaacgaaCCATTGAGTCTATTGGAAAAACTGTAGAATAACAATAGATTCTTATGTTAACAGTGAAttctattgtaaatgaattgtagaGTACTTGTTTAAATTTGATTCGTTACAATAGATTAACATTAGATTCAATAGACtattcccgtctgacctaaccccccttttttatatttttcttcgaaagacaaTTGGATTTCATGATCATTGCcgcttttgaatattttttatatgtattcctgattttcatacaattttttgaaaactcgaAAAATCTCTCCAATTTGAAATTAATATCACCATGCGAAGTAGTGTGTCAGCTGGCCCTGGTGTGGAGCTGTGTGGAGAATATGCTTCCAACCGTGCTTCCGACCCTGTCGTCGTTTTGACATGTTTACATTTCAAAACTTCTTAAGAATTCGCAACGTTCGCCTCGGGTCAGAATAATTATTATTGTTTGCATaggaaaacaaaaatgaaaaaagcacGTCGTTTtattaaaaacgaataaaataaaGGTAAATACTATTAATTTATCTTTTTCATTTACAATTACCTATTTTACAAATTATGTATTACAGTATTAACTACCAACAGTCAGTGGCGACAAGTGCGGAGTGATGGAGCAACCGGTTTGGTGATTTCGGCGGCTACTGATTTGTCGAAGCGAAGCCCTTCGATTGCCGGCTACTCAACCGACCCCAGAAAAGGAACGGGATAAGCGCATACTGAGATGTCGGAAGAACGACAGGTGCACCAGAAAAAGAAAGGCTGCGTACCGTGGCAGACCGTTCTACGATTGCTTTTTCGTGGTTGAAGAGACCTAAGAGCAACGTCCGGGGTGACTGGAAACGATTGGCCCAGGACAGCCCAATGTATGTAGAAGGATGCTTAATTCGTTGTAGATCCGACTAAGCAAAGTATCGAACTATAGGTAAGTATTTCGCATTTGATCAAGCATTTGATGGGGGCTTTTAGTGCTAATTTTCACTACACCGCGGGGTATCGGTTCGGGACCAGGCTATTCCTCGGTCATTGATTTATTTTCAACGATTTATTGCGTGTTTCTCATTACTTACACCGTGTCGCGCCTTGGACGAGGCCTGACCGGGCTAGAGAGCATGCCAATATTGTCCTAGCTTTTTGAATCTGAATTTCAACTCAACAAATTGTATTCATGTTATGCTTTGGCCTGTAGGGCACAAAGACTAGTACAATACATGACGCAAAAGTACACTGTACACTTCGCTAGATGCGCGCTTCTATtcttcttgttggcgtaacgtgccaactgggacaaatcctgcttagggaacgtccataaattacgtcacgcaaaaatcgaccattttcaacccccctctcccctatTTCACACTTTTCGTATGGGGCCTCTGAAATTTTTGCATGGGTTGTCACACATTGCTGAACCCCCCcatcccccctcaaagcgtgacgtaatttatggacgttcccttagtgttctatgagtacttcctattacctgagagcttcctctgccaatggccgttttacatgtgtatatcgtgaggcaggcacgaagatactctatgcgcaagtaagtcaaggaaattttctttacgagaaGATCCTGAACCaactgggaatcaaacccgtcatccACAGCATGGTCTTGgtgcgcttaccgcatcggctatatgggcttcttCTCCTCCAAGCTAAATAATTGCTTGACGGAacataaaacaaaaaattaaTGAAGCACCTTGATGACGGTCACGGGGTTTGTTGGCAATAAAGTGAAGGTGTGTCATTTTGATGTTTGTGATGTgatgttctttagtgaaacatttaTCACTTTTGTAACACTTTATTGCACTTCCAGCGCTAGTTCCAGCGGTTCATCGCAAACTGGCTGCTAGGCAGATGGAGCATTGCTGATTATATGTATTATATAAGATGCTCGACGGGGCTTAGTAAATAGGTTCTATACCCAGGGAACAATTTTGAGTCTATTGGATTTGGGGAGGTTTTGCGGAAATCTAATGAAATCGTTATAGGTTTTGTGACAGATTTGGGATCTTTATGGAGCCAGAATCGTCAAAAAATATAGCTGGTCCATATGTAAACTGTTTTCCACGTGACTAACTAGTGAACTAGTGATTGTAGGGcgtatataaaaaaatattgcatttcaAGGATTATTTAGTGCTCATCAAAATGCGCAAATTTATTGCGTACACGATATTACATTCAGAATTACGTAACGATATACATTTGATCTGTTGTGTATGGAACTTAGGTAGAAGGGCAAGACAATTCAGTTTTTAAGAAAAGTGGATAAAACAACGTAACTTATTTTTCAATGCATAACATCGAAAGATTTGGCAAACACCGAAACTTTTTTCCGGTCTTCACTTATCATGTCCCTTATTTGTCCTGTGTTGAAGACCGTGTAGGTAGTGTTTTTTTAATGAACCTAGCACTTGTTTCACTGGTTTTGCTAGTGACTGTGAAGGATCCCCCAATGTCCTTTTCTCTGTAAAACATGTTGATGTTCTTAGTGGATCCTAGCTTGTGAGCAAATGGGATACAAGTGGTTAAACTAATCTGCCCTTCTTCGCAtttatgttgtttttcaaagcacCTAACTTTTGTACTCTAACATCAAACATTTTCGAAAGTTTGTAATTAAATCATGCATATATTTTACGTGTCATATTGGTTTGTGAAATGAGGCGGGCAAAAATCAAATTTACTAGAAATAGTCCCGTGAGTGACAATCACATGAATCgcattagaaacaacatgggactggcATGCAAAGAGGGGCAGTAATGCCTACCACTGTAGATATACGGTATACAATAATAGGACTTCTcacttttttattacaaaatattATCTAGCTTATAAGAGACGAACCAAAGCTGAAAGTATTtttattaaatacaaatcaatcaatcaatcaattatctAGCTTAGACCATCATTTCGATCATTGCACGAGTTTTGAGGGCATTCATACAAGATTATATTACACAAGAAGGGCCAATGCTTTCGCTGCATGGTGCATCGAGTTCTCTCATCCAGAAATACTTCTATGTACAACATGGGAAATGTGCTTGAACTATTTGCTAATACTGCTAATTATTAAATGTATTGTTCTTATTGTTGATTTAAAATGAATAATACGGGGGTGGGTGTTTTTCTGGGTTGGGAGGCAGGCACTGTTAAGTTATCCGAAAATAGACCATTTGGGACATGGACAGGGGTTcctttttgggggggggggggggctcatTAGGTCGGAGTACGTTGAGTCGAATGGGTTGTTAGACCGAAGTTCATAAGGCCAATTAAGTCAGTAGATGTAAAATGTATTTCGAAGTCCTAGAAGATTGTTTGACTCGCTGCGCCATTCCTCGCTTATAGAGCATattaataactcttgaactatgtACATGATTCTGGGATAACCTTCTAATTTAACGTGTTTTATTTCCTCTTTCTTACATAGATTGTTTATTGTCAGTTATACTGTTACGTCAACCAGCAACCAATCCGATCTATCCCTTTTTTATTATACGCTGCGAGTTGTACTATTACTTAGCTTATTGACAACTACTGATTCTCACATAATAGATTTTCCTTttttaaataggctgttcttttgagacaTGCATATTACATAACCAAAGTACATATTCAATTAGGCTACCCGTCTCTGACTTCAAAATTATTCGGCCTAATCATCCTTATT contains:
- the LOC109397121 gene encoding ATP-dependent RNA helicase Ddx1 isoform X2, with amino-acid sequence MTAFEELGVLPELGRVLDELGWKLPRAIQHEAIPLILGGGDVLMAAETRSGKTGALCLSIVQLVWEALKGIQEGDIRIGLGARSWTLSNTDRGKGLAVSADGLTCQARELKKWHGCRVTTGVWGDGKYYYEATVVDEGLCRVGWSTEKASLELGTDEFGYGYGGMGQKSHRKQFRTYGGKYGQSDVIGCLLDLDSSQISFTKNGKNLGVAFEINETDKGHTNFYPAVFVKNAEMAFNFGETEFKFPVPEGYVPVFDAPPGKVTLNPNTVCESTFQLPKPPNNAPQAVIVAPTRESAEQMFNQIQMFQKYLKDPEVRALLLIGGVDLDEQLKVLQRGVDIVVATVGRLDDLIANGTIMLSSCRVFVLDDVDALLRCGYMEVIERMHKKIPKITTDSQRLQMVICSGTLDSEEVRKLPERLMHFPTWVDLKEADVVPETVHHVVYMIDPYKDQSWHHWLPTTIQTDKVHALDDVGPGTNTPEALSEAVKRLKGEYALNAIKLYEIDRAIIYCRTKLDCDNMERFLRQALGTKYSFACLHRDRNSRERKVNVAKFRNEQLDFLISTDVATRGIDVSGLPFIINVTLPDEKSNYVHRIGRVGRAERMGLAISLVSTVPEKVWYHGQWCASRGKNCWNTNLTDVKGCCMWYDEKMYLAEIEDHLNVTIQQIDKNLKVPMNDFDGKVVYGEKRLNTGTGYKDHVEQLTPVVKELAKLEREAQNLFLKRMMVQ